From uncultured Desulfobacter sp.:
GATGATGGAAGAACAATGCATGATCTAACAGCAGGCTCAGGATCAAGGAACTCCGAGATCCATCTTCGCCTGTATGCTTGGTCAGTTTGCCCCATCCTTCATGACCTTTCCAGTCCTCAAAGAAAACCTCTATCAACCAGCGGAAAAAGTATGCTTGAACGATATCCAATGTTCTCCAACTTAAGTCAGAGGCTAACAAATAGCGTGGTTTTTTCTCATCAGGGTACTGAATGGCGATAACAAAACGCTTTGCATTGTGAGACGGCACATACAAACGAGCCGATGAGACAAAAATTCCAGTGTCTTTTTTGCCTCTAACCGATACTTTTTGAGATGTCAGAGGATAAGATTCAAAAAATTTTTGTACAGACATTATGCGATTTTTAAACCTTACATTTTGGTGATGGTTTGAGTGACACCAAAGATAAGGGAACTGCCATCAACAAATTCAGCGTGCCCATAAAGGCCATCGGCCAAGATAGCGTTGATTTCAATGTCCAGATGTTTTTTATGAAATATGTTCAAAAGCACAAGGGCCAATTGAACTTTCGTTGGGTACTCAGGATTTCTCTGCGGCTCCTTGAGACGCTTTTTCTTAGGGATTTTCTTTTTGGCTCATGTCGCGTTTTGGGGTCTTACTTGATCATCACTTCAATAAGTGAATGAAGCAGGGATTTCCCTCGTTTACCAACATTATGAACGAACTCGAAAAATCCGAGGTAAAAAGGAAGTTTTTCCTGTGAGATACCCCGATGTGGGCGAATCCAGCTTCGGAGTAATGACCAGAAGCCTTCCATTGTATTCACATGAACTTCATAAAACCCGTCTCCATCATCGTCTCTGGCATATTCACCGGCTCCATGATTCACACTTTCATGGTCATAACCCCATTCATCCAACCGGTTATAAATGGAATACTCATCGGTATAGACCAATGTTCCTGGTTGTATAGTGGCCTTTATCAAAGGCTCAATGGTGGCCTGCCGGACATTGGGGAGCATTTGAATCACAACTTGCCCACACCGTTGTATCATCCCGAAAATAGGTGGCTTCTCTTTTTCCAGCGTACCACGCCCTCTAGCACCCTTTAATCGGTTACGGCGACCATCTCGGCCTTTTTTTGATACAGCCTCGGGGTTGCCTTTGTGCCCTGCAATGATATACACCTCATCGCACTCAACCTCACCTCATCCTGAAGGGTTATCTGAGGCTTTTTTTTACCACGCCTTCGCGTAGCTGAGCAGCCATATTGTGAACATCTCCACGATTAAGGTCCAACTCTTTGGAAATCTGGTTGTTGGACAAATTCAACCCCATGAAATAAAGGCACAATATCCACACTTTAAGGGGTTGGTGATGTCCGGCAAAAATGGTCCCGGTGAGATCATCGAAGCGTTTTCCGCACTCTTTGCATTCATAACGCTGTTTGGCGGATTCCCTATCATCGAAACCTTTTTTGATTGTATTTATGGAATCACAAAACGGACACTCACGTATTTTGGGCCAATGCAGTTCACGAACGGTTTCATAGCATTGTACATCATCTATCAGGGTCTTGATATTTACCTTCATTGGCTCCAATCCGAGTTTAACCAGTTAATAGCAAGGCGAATATCTACTATCATAACGATCCGTAATGCAATTCAATTTTTGCTTTTTTGTTATCAAATTTCAAAAGACCCCAAAACGCGACATGAGCCAAAATTTTATATCAAAAATTCAACTTCTTTAGCACATTTTGATGTCAACTTCAAAAAACTCGAACATCGAGTTATAGCAGTAAAGAGGTAAAGAGCCGACTTTTTCATGGTCTCAGCCAAGGTCGCATCCATATCCAGAGTAGCTGTCTTTTGAGGCTTTACCATATTCAAACCGGCGCACATATCTTTATTAATTTTCCCAAGACCCTTCAGATGGTCGTTCTGTCTAGGAATAAACGCTTTGACATCTGTATGCACACGAATTTTTTCCTGCTGGGCATCATGAAATTGGGAGAGATACCTAAATATCGAAGAGGGTGACGGCACGGAACGTTTTTTCTCTTTACGCCACCGTCGTTCCAAAGCCCTCCTTACTTTACGTCTCAGCCCATGTGTCTCTGCTTTGTCCAGTATTGCACAAAAACCTTGATCAGCTTCCAGGATTTTTAAATCATCAACACAATCACCCCCAGCCAAATTCAGCAATACTATCGATAGCACCACCTGAGAGTCTGTCCAGCCTTGAGATCCTTTTCTTAATTTTAAGTGCTTTTGAATGGATTTGGACAGGCCAATCACTTCAGCTAAGTCCAGATAAAGAGGCAAACCTGCCAGGGCAGTCATCCCGCTTTTTGATTTTTCTTCTTCGTACTTGAATGGTAATACGCCTTGTGTCATATTCGTTTCACCCCGTTGGTGATAGGTTTTTGTTGGCGCAAACATTCTATCTGCTTGATGCATCAAGCTCAACGGGGTT
This genomic window contains:
- a CDS encoding transposase, whose product is MKVNIKTLIDDVQCYETVRELHWPKIRECPFCDSINTIKKGFDDRESAKQRYECKECGKRFDDLTGTIFAGHHQPLKVWILCLYFMGLNLSNNQISKELDLNRGDVHNMAAQLREGVVKKSLR
- a CDS encoding IS1595 family transposase, which codes for MYIIAGHKGNPEAVSKKGRDGRRNRLKGARGRGTLEKEKPPIFGMIQRCGQVVIQMLPNVRQATIEPLIKATIQPGTLVYTDEYSIYNRLDEWGYDHESVNHGAGEYARDDDGDGFYEVHVNTMEGFWSLLRSWIRPHRGISQEKLPFYLGFFEFVHNVGKRGKSLLHSLIEVMIK